The segment TGCATCCATCCTTTTAATGATGGAAATGGAAGAATGTCTAGATTGTTAACACTGTTACTTTTGTATCAAAGTGGTTTTGATGTTGGAAGATTTATTAGTTTAGAAAAAATCATTGAGGATAGCAAAGAAACTTATTATGAAGCACTAAATAAATCATCTATGTTATGGCATGATGGAAAAAACAATTTATATATATGGCTTGAATATTTTCTTGGCGTTATTATAAAAGCATATAAGGAATTAGAGGATAGAGTAGGCTGTATTGAGAATACTAAGGGCAGTAAGAGTGAGAGAATAGAAATGGCTATAGAAGGAAAGCTAGGGTATTTTACTAAGAATGAAATAAGAACTATATGCCCAGATGTAGGCGAAGCAACTATAAATAGAGTGTTTGAAAAGCTTAAAGTTGAAGGAAAAATAGAAGTTGTAGGCAAGGGAAGAAATACTAAGTGGAAAAAACTATAATAGAAAAGAAAGGAGGACAATGAAATGAATGGCTTAGGTTATACACCTATTTGTAGTAGTAGTGCGCTTTCAAAAACATATATTTTTGAATTTGCATTAGTGAAGATATAGGAGCAGAGTATTTATATGTGTATAAAGAAGATATCTTTTTTGATCTTATTAAATTTAGTGAATAATTAAGGTTTAAAATTAAGATAATAAATATAAGTGTAACTTTAAACACTATAATTTATAAAAATAAACAATTTTGAAAAGAGGGATTTATTATGACGAAGATTCATAAAAAATTAGTAGTTTTAATTATTATTATTGTGAATTGTATCATAATAATGATGAAATGTAATGCAGGAACTAATAGTACAATAGCAAGTAACGTTGATGTAAAAGATAGATTAGAATTAATAAAAGAAAAAGGGGTATTAACTGAATTAAATACTAATGAGGATATAGATATGATAGTTGATGGAATGCGTATTACCGATGAACGTAAAAAAGAAGTACTATTCACAGATGTATGGTATAGAGATTCAGACGCTATTGTTGTTCCTAAATTTTCAAAAATTATTGATAAAAGAGACTTAAAAAATTCAGTAATAGGTGCACGAGAGGGAACACTAGCTTTAGAATTAGCTCAAAAATGGCAAAAAGAAGGTTTAATAAAAGAATTGAAACTATTTAAAAGTCAATCTGAATTACTATCAGCAGTAAATACTGGTAAAGTTGATGCAATTATAATGGACTCTTCCGCCGCATCATATATATTACCTAAAGATAGAACTCTTTATTTAAAGACATTAACTATATATGAACCTGAAATCTTTGGTGATGGAGCAGCAGCAGTTAGAAAAAGTGATACTACTTTAGCAAATGCAGTGAATGAAAAAATTGATGAAATGAAAAATGATAAAACTTTTTTAAAATTCTTGAAAAATATGGTTTAAAATAAATATAATCTATGATAGTGCAAATAGTTTAGCTGAACATTTTAATGTTTCTTGAAGAACAATTATTCGTGATATAAATACTATCAGCTTTAAAGCGGCGATTGAAGCTGCTCATCCAAATATTATACAGGTGAACGATAGATTTCATATGATAAAAAATTTGATAAAAGCAATCAAAAAAACACTTCAAAGATTGATTATTGGACGGATTGACATACCATTAACATCCCCCGAAGCAAAGCAACGATATGAATATTTAACAAGCTTAACAAGAAAAGAAAAAATAATTGAAGCCAAAAAAATGCGCCAAGAAGGAAAATCATTTGAGAAAATAGTAAAAACGATCAGTTTAAGTATGTGGAAGAGGAAGTTTCTGAACTTAATAGTGATTTTTTAAAACTTTATAATAAACCAATTTTACCGAAAATACATTTTGAAAAGATAGGATTGAAAATAGTTATGAGAATGGTAAATTGAAATTTCTA is part of the Haloimpatiens sp. FM7315 genome and harbors:
- a CDS encoding substrate-binding periplasmic protein, with product MTKIHKKLVVLIIIIVNCIIIMMKCNAGTNSTIASNVDVKDRLELIKEKGVLTELNTNEDIDMIVDGMRITDERKKEVLFTDVWYRDSDAIVVPKFSKIIDKRDLKNSVIGAREGTLALELAQKWQKEGLIKELKLFKSQSELLSAVNTGKVDAIIMDSSAASYILPKDRTLYLKTLTIYEPEIFGDGAAAVRKSDTTLANAVNEKIDEMKNDKTFLKFLKNMV